In Scyliorhinus torazame isolate Kashiwa2021f chromosome 9, sScyTor2.1, whole genome shotgun sequence, a single window of DNA contains:
- the LOC140429936 gene encoding LOW QUALITY PROTEIN: sodium-coupled monocarboxylate transporter 2-like (The sequence of the model RefSeq protein was modified relative to this genomic sequence to represent the inferred CDS: inserted 1 base in 1 codon; deleted 2 bases in 2 codons) produces the protein MSDEIGPSRSGLEEKGGTANKMPKFPVVLSLTTSFMSAITALDGSAEVYRNSAVFVLFSFAYVFVVGVTAYLYLPVFFRSGIASTSEYLELRFSNVVPLADTIIYILQTILYTGXVIYAPALALSQVTGFNLWGSVFATGSVCIFYRTLGGLKAVVWTGMFQLRVMVWGFFIVLIQGTISLGGSSKVMKIAAEGERLNIFDSSTDPLRRHTFWTLVVGGTFTWLGIYGVNQSIIQRCLSCKPEIHAKIALLLNSFGLWVINICAVFCGLIMYGFYVNCDPWIAGFISTPDQLMPYFVMNIWSHFPGLPVHFVACVYSGTLSTVAASINALATVTYEDFVVHFFPNLSSKMSTWLSHGLCVMFGVICTSMAVLPSFMGGIIQVALSIHSMCGGPMLGLFSLGILFPCTNWIDAVGGLVTGATVAFWPAIGGFVNPAPVSKIDSDPYL, from the exons ATGTCAGACGAAATTGGGCCGTCACGCTCGGGACTGGAGGAGAAGGGAGGGACCGCAAACAAAATGCCCAAATTCCCGGTGGTCCTGTCCCTCACCACCAGCTTCATGTCGGCCATCACCGCGCTGGACGGCTCGGCCGAGGTCTACCGCAACAGTGCCGTCTTCGTCCTCTTCTCCTTCGCCTACGTCTTTGTGGTGGGCGTCACGGCCTACCTCTACCTGCCCGTTTTTTTC CGCTCCGGCATCGCCAGCACCTCCGAGTATTTGGAATTGAGGTTCAGTAACGTGGTTCCTCTTGCTGACACTATTATATATATCCTGCAAACCATTCTCTATACAG GTGTGATTTATGCACCAGCACTGGCACTGAGTCAAGTGACTGGTTTTAATCTATGGGGTTCAGTGTTTGCGACAGGAAGTGTTTGCATCTTTTACCGCACCCTGGGTGGTTTGAAGGCAGTGGTGTGGACCGGCATGTTCCAGCTGCGTGTGATGGTTTGGGGATTTTTCATAGTTCTTATCCAAGGAACCATCAGTTTAGGAGGAAGCAGCAAGGTGATGAAGATAGCTGCGGAAGGCGAAAGACTCAATATATTTGATTCTTCTACAGATCCTTTGAGGCGTCATACATTTTGGACCTTGGTAGTAGGAGGCACGTTTACCTGGTTAGGAATTTATGGAGTGAATCAATCCATCATCCAAAGATGCCTTTCGTGCAAACCAGAAATACATGCCAAAATAGCACTGTTACTGAACTCGTTTGGACTCTGGGTGATCAATATCTGCGCCGTGTTCTGTGGGCTGATTATGTATGGGTTTTACGTAAACTGTGATCCTTGGATTGCAGGGTTCATATCAACACCAGACCAGCTAATGCCCTACTTTGTTATGAATATATGGTCGCACTTCCCAGGGCTTCCTGTACATTTTGTAGCCTGCGTATATAGTGGCACACTTAGCACAGTAGCTGCCAGCATTAATGCGCTGGCGACTGTAACGTATGAAGACTTTGTTGTGCATTTTTTCCCCAACTTGTCAAGCAAGATGAGCACCTGGCTCAGCCACGGCCTATGCGTGATGTTTGGTGTAATTTGTACTTCGATGGCAGTTCTGCCATCCTTCATGGGAGGAATTATACAGGTAGCACTCAGTATTCACAGCATGTGT GGGGGGCCTATgcttgggttgttttccctggGCATTTTATTTCCTTGCACAAACTGGATTGATGCTGTTGGAGGCTTGGTAACTGGAGCAACTGTAGCGTTCTGGCCTGCAATTGGTGGGTTTGTTAACCCTGCACCAGTATCAAAGATAGACAGTGACCCTTATCTTTAA